The proteins below come from a single Mycobacterium parmense genomic window:
- a CDS encoding DUF3060 domain-containing protein, producing the protein MPAHTFQAPRLVALAAAPAVAATLLAGCSSTANPPATSTTTSSAASTTAGAAPTSSGGASTTASVEIGNTINYGSMSTTATLDCASGKSLNVGGSDNTLTVTGTCETLTVGGANNKITVDKVNTRISVVGLNNTITYKDGDPKVDNLGSSNSINKGS; encoded by the coding sequence TTGCCCGCCCACACCTTCCAAGCGCCCAGGCTCGTCGCCCTGGCCGCGGCGCCCGCCGTCGCGGCAACCCTGCTTGCCGGATGCAGTTCGACGGCGAACCCGCCCGCGACCTCGACGACGACCAGTAGCGCGGCCTCGACGACCGCCGGAGCGGCGCCGACCAGCTCGGGCGGCGCGAGCACCACCGCGTCGGTCGAGATCGGCAACACGATCAACTACGGCTCGATGAGCACCACCGCCACTTTGGACTGCGCCAGCGGCAAGTCCCTGAACGTTGGCGGCTCGGATAACACGCTCACCGTCACGGGCACCTGCGAGACGCTGACCGTCGGCGGGGCCAACAACAAGATCACCGTGGACAAGGTCAACACGCGCATCAGCGTGGTGGGGCTCAACAACACCATCACCTACAAGGACGGCGATCCCAAGGTCGACAACCTCGGCTCCAGCAACAGCATCAACAAAGGCAGCTGA
- a CDS encoding TetR/AcrR family transcriptional regulator: MAAQPGPPSVAGRQRAGRSGSRPAKLSRDGIVDGALTFLDREGWDALTINALATQLGTKGPSLYNHVDSLEDLRRSVRIRVIDDIILMLNRVGEGRSRDDAVLVMAGAYRSYAHHHPGRYSAFTRMPLGGDDPEYTEATRGAAAPVIAVLSSYGLDGADAFHAALEFWSAMHGFVLLEMTGVMGDVDTDALFSDMVLRLAAGLERRTARDGPDLG, from the coding sequence ATGGCCGCTCAGCCGGGACCGCCGTCGGTGGCCGGGCGCCAGCGTGCGGGCAGATCCGGGTCCCGGCCGGCCAAGCTGAGCCGCGACGGAATCGTCGACGGCGCGCTGACCTTTCTGGATCGGGAGGGTTGGGACGCCCTGACCATCAACGCGCTGGCGACGCAGCTCGGCACCAAGGGGCCCTCGCTCTACAACCACGTGGACAGTTTGGAGGACCTGCGGCGATCCGTACGGATCCGCGTCATCGACGACATCATCCTGATGCTGAACCGGGTCGGCGAGGGGCGCTCCCGCGACGACGCCGTGCTGGTCATGGCGGGCGCCTACCGCAGCTATGCCCATCACCACCCCGGCCGTTACTCGGCCTTCACGAGGATGCCGCTGGGCGGCGACGACCCCGAGTACACGGAGGCCACCCGGGGAGCCGCCGCCCCGGTGATCGCCGTGCTGTCCTCCTACGGCCTGGATGGCGCCGATGCCTTCCACGCGGCGCTGGAGTTCTGGTCGGCGATGCACGGCTTCGTACTGCTCGAGATGACCGGCGTCATGGGTGACGTCGACACCGACGCGCTGTTCTCGGATATGGTGTTGCGTCTGGCCGCCGGCCTGGAGAGGCGCACCGCGCGCGACGGGCCAGACCTCGGCTAG
- the fusA gene encoding elongation factor G yields the protein MAQKDVLTDLTRVRNIGIMAHIDAGKTTTTERILYYTGISYKIGEVHDGAATMDWMEQEQERGITITSAATTCFWKDNQINIIDTPGHVDFTVEVERSLRVLDGAVAVFDGKEGVEPQSEQVWRQADKYDVPRICFVNKMDKIGADFYFSVRTMEERLGANVIPIQLPVGSEGDFSGVVDLVEMKAKVWSAEAKLGEKYDVVDIPAELQEKADEYRTKLLEAVAETDEALLEKYLGGEELTVDEIKGAIRKLTISSEAYPVLCGSAFKNKGVQPMLDAVIDYLPSPLDVPPAVGHAPGKEDVEVIRKPSTDEPFSALAFKVATHPFFGKLTYVRVYSGKVDSGSQVINSTKGKKERLGKLFQMHSNKENPVETASAGHIYAVIGLKDTTTGDTLSDPNDQVVLESMTFPDPVIEVAIEPKTKSDQEKLSLSIQKLAEEDPTFKVHLDQETGQTVIGGMGELHLDILVDRMRREFKVEANVGKPQVAYKETIRRAAQNVEFTHKKQTGGSGQFAKVIINLEPFTGEDGATYEFENKVTGGRIPREYIPSVDAGAQDAMQYGVLAGYPLVNLKVTLLDGAFHEVDSSEMAFKIAGSQVLKKAAQQAQPVILEPIMAVEVTTPEDYMGDVIGDLNSRRGQIQAMEERAGARVVKAHVPLSEMFGYVGDLRSKTQGRANYSMVFDSYAEVPANVSKEIIAKATGQ from the coding sequence GTGGCACAGAAGGACGTGCTTACCGACCTGACCAGGGTCCGCAACATCGGCATCATGGCGCACATCGACGCCGGCAAGACGACGACGACCGAGCGCATTCTCTACTACACCGGTATCAGCTACAAGATCGGTGAGGTGCACGACGGCGCCGCCACCATGGACTGGATGGAGCAGGAGCAGGAACGCGGGATCACCATCACCTCCGCGGCCACCACCTGCTTCTGGAAAGACAACCAGATCAACATCATCGACACCCCCGGGCACGTCGACTTCACCGTCGAGGTGGAGCGCAGCCTGCGGGTTCTCGATGGCGCCGTCGCGGTCTTCGACGGCAAGGAAGGTGTCGAGCCGCAGTCCGAGCAGGTGTGGCGGCAGGCCGACAAGTACGACGTCCCGCGGATCTGCTTCGTCAACAAGATGGACAAGATCGGTGCCGACTTCTACTTCTCCGTGCGGACCATGGAGGAGCGGCTGGGCGCCAACGTCATCCCGATCCAGCTGCCCGTCGGCTCCGAGGGTGACTTCTCCGGCGTCGTCGACCTGGTCGAGATGAAGGCCAAGGTGTGGAGCGCCGAGGCCAAGCTCGGCGAGAAGTACGACGTGGTCGACATCCCCGCCGAACTGCAGGAGAAGGCCGACGAGTACCGCACCAAGCTGCTCGAGGCCGTCGCCGAGACCGACGAGGCGCTGCTGGAAAAGTATCTCGGCGGCGAAGAGCTCACGGTCGACGAGATCAAGGGCGCGATCCGCAAGCTGACGATCAGCTCGGAGGCCTACCCGGTGCTGTGCGGCAGCGCGTTCAAGAACAAGGGTGTGCAGCCCATGCTCGACGCGGTCATCGACTACCTGCCGTCGCCGCTGGACGTGCCGCCGGCCGTCGGGCACGCCCCGGGCAAGGAGGACGTCGAGGTCATCCGCAAGCCGTCGACCGACGAGCCGTTCTCGGCGCTGGCGTTCAAGGTCGCCACGCACCCGTTCTTCGGCAAGCTGACCTACGTCCGGGTGTACTCGGGCAAGGTCGACTCCGGCAGTCAGGTGATCAACTCCACCAAGGGCAAGAAGGAGCGGCTGGGCAAGCTGTTCCAGATGCACTCCAACAAGGAGAACCCGGTGGAGACCGCGTCGGCCGGGCACATCTACGCGGTGATCGGCCTGAAGGACACCACCACCGGCGACACCCTGAGCGACCCGAACGACCAGGTCGTGCTGGAGTCGATGACCTTCCCCGACCCGGTCATCGAGGTGGCCATCGAGCCCAAGACGAAGAGCGACCAGGAGAAGCTGTCGCTGTCGATCCAGAAGCTCGCCGAGGAGGACCCGACCTTCAAGGTGCACCTGGACCAGGAGACCGGCCAGACCGTGATCGGCGGCATGGGCGAGCTGCACCTGGACATCCTGGTGGACCGCATGCGCCGCGAGTTCAAGGTCGAGGCTAACGTCGGCAAGCCGCAGGTGGCCTACAAGGAGACCATCCGCCGCGCCGCGCAGAACGTCGAGTTCACCCACAAGAAGCAGACGGGCGGCTCGGGTCAGTTCGCGAAGGTCATCATCAACCTCGAGCCGTTCACCGGTGAAGACGGTGCGACGTACGAGTTCGAGAACAAGGTGACCGGTGGGCGCATCCCCCGGGAATACATCCCCTCCGTGGATGCCGGTGCCCAGGACGCCATGCAGTACGGCGTGCTGGCCGGCTACCCGCTGGTGAACTTGAAGGTCACCCTGCTCGACGGGGCCTTCCACGAGGTCGACTCGTCGGAGATGGCGTTCAAGATCGCCGGTTCCCAGGTGCTGAAAAAGGCTGCGCAGCAAGCGCAACCGGTCATCCTGGAACCGATCATGGCCGTCGAGGTCACCACGCCCGAGGACTACATGGGCGATGTGATCGGCGACCTGAACTCCCGCCGTGGCCAGATCCAGGCCATGGAGGAGCGGGCGGGTGCGCGCGTCGTCAAGGCGCACGTGCCGCTGTCGGAGATGTTCGGCTACGTCGGCGACCTGCGGTCGAAGACGCAAGGCCGGGCGAACTACTCCATGGTGTTCGACTCGTATGCCGAAGTTCCGGCGAACGTGTCGAAGGAGATCATCGCGAAGGCGACGGGTCAGTGA
- the rpsG gene encoding 30S ribosomal protein S7 — protein sequence MPRKGPAPKRPLVNDPVYGSQLVTQLVNKILLQGKKSLAERIVYGALENAREKTGTDPVITLKRALDNVKPALEVRSRRVGGATYQVPVEVRPDRSTTLALRWLVSFSRQRREKTMIERLANEILDASNGLGASVKRREDTHKMAEANRAFAHYRW from the coding sequence ATGCCGCGCAAGGGGCCGGCGCCCAAGCGCCCGTTGGTCAACGATCCCGTGTACGGGTCGCAGCTGGTCACCCAGCTGGTGAACAAAATCCTGCTGCAGGGGAAGAAATCGCTGGCCGAGCGCATTGTTTATGGTGCGCTCGAGAATGCCCGGGAAAAGACAGGTACCGATCCCGTGATCACGCTCAAGCGTGCTCTGGACAACGTCAAGCCCGCCTTGGAGGTGCGCAGCCGCCGCGTCGGTGGTGCGACCTACCAGGTGCCCGTCGAGGTGCGTCCGGACCGGTCGACCACGCTCGCGCTGCGCTGGCTTGTCAGCTTCTCGCGGCAGCGCCGCGAGAAGACCATGATCGAGCGGCTGGCGAACGAGATCCTCGACGCCAGCAACGGCCTCGGGGCCTCCGTCAAACGGCGTGAGGACACCCACAAGATGGCCGAGGCCAACCGCGCCTTCGCGCATTACCGCTGGTAG
- a CDS encoding PaaX family transcriptional regulator C-terminal domain-containing protein, translated as MRKMTARSVVLSVLLGAHPAWASASELVRLTADFGIKETALRVALTRMVGAGDLVRSDDGYRLSDRLLARQRRQDDAMRPRTRDWRGCWHVLIVTSVGTDARARAALRTTMHHKRFGELREGVWLRPDNLDLDLEPDMRARVRLLSARDDAPAELAGRLWDLSGWSDTGQRLLDEMSAAPDIPGRFVAAAGAVRHLLTDPMLPGELLPADWPGARLRAAYHDFATELAQRRDLTQLQEAT; from the coding sequence ATGCGGAAGATGACGGCGCGGTCCGTGGTGCTCAGCGTGCTGCTCGGCGCCCACCCGGCTTGGGCGAGTGCCAGCGAATTAGTCCGGCTGACAGCGGATTTCGGTATCAAGGAGACCGCGCTGCGGGTCGCGCTGACCCGCATGGTCGGTGCGGGCGACCTGGTCCGTTCCGACGACGGTTACCGGTTGTCGGATCGCCTGCTGGCCCGCCAGCGTCGCCAGGACGATGCGATGCGCCCGCGCACCCGGGACTGGCGTGGATGCTGGCATGTGCTGATCGTCACGAGCGTGGGCACTGATGCGCGGGCCCGCGCCGCGCTGCGGACGACGATGCACCACAAGCGTTTCGGCGAGCTGCGCGAAGGGGTGTGGCTGCGGCCCGACAACCTCGACCTCGACCTCGAGCCCGACATGCGAGCGCGGGTGCGGTTGTTGAGCGCCCGCGACGACGCACCCGCCGAGCTGGCCGGCCGGCTCTGGGACCTGTCCGGGTGGTCGGACACCGGGCAGCGGCTGCTTGACGAAATGTCGGCTGCCCCCGACATTCCCGGCCGTTTTGTGGCGGCCGCGGGCGCGGTGCGCCACCTGCTCACCGACCCGATGCTGCCCGGCGAATTGTTGCCGGCCGATTGGCCCGGCGCACGGCTGCGCGCAGCCTACCACGACTTCGCCACCGAACTGGCCCAGCGACGCGACCTAACCCAACTACAGGAGGCGACATGA
- a CDS encoding DUF3060 domain-containing protein, which translates to MKWTTVAGALAGCVVAGAAASVATPPAAHAKNGDTHVIGEGIEQTVDCNDATLLVNGTRNTVTALGNCYAVTVMGSSNTVVADSVSHDITVYGWDETVFYHGGAPFVWDRGRELGMTNRLQQVPG; encoded by the coding sequence ATGAAGTGGACGACCGTCGCCGGGGCGCTGGCCGGCTGCGTCGTCGCCGGGGCGGCCGCCTCCGTGGCCACGCCGCCGGCCGCGCACGCCAAGAACGGCGACACCCACGTGATCGGCGAAGGCATCGAGCAGACGGTCGACTGCAACGATGCCACCTTGCTGGTCAACGGGACCCGCAACACCGTCACGGCATTGGGCAACTGCTACGCGGTGACGGTCATGGGCTCGTCCAACACGGTCGTCGCGGATTCCGTCAGCCACGACATCACCGTCTACGGCTGGGACGAGACGGTGTTCTATCACGGCGGCGCGCCGTTCGTCTGGGATCGTGGCCGCGAATTGGGCATGACCAACCGGCTGCAGCAGGTACCCGGCTGA
- the rpsL gene encoding 30S ribosomal protein S12: MPTIQQLVRKGRRDKVAKVKTAALKGSPQRRGVCTRVYTTTPKKPNSALRKVARVKLTSQVEVTAYIPGEGHNLQEHSMVLVRGGRVKDLPGVRYKIIRGSLDTQGVKNRKQARSRYGAKKEKS, translated from the coding sequence ATGCCAACCATTCAGCAGCTGGTCCGCAAGGGTCGCCGCGACAAGGTAGCCAAGGTCAAGACCGCGGCACTCAAGGGCAGCCCGCAGCGCCGTGGTGTGTGCACCCGCGTGTACACCACCACCCCGAAGAAGCCGAACTCGGCGCTTCGGAAGGTCGCGCGCGTCAAGCTGACGAGTCAGGTCGAGGTAACGGCGTACATCCCGGGCGAGGGCCACAACCTGCAGGAGCATTCGATGGTGCTGGTGCGTGGCGGCCGAGTCAAAGACCTGCCGGGTGTTCGGTACAAGATCATCCGCGGTTCGCTCGACACCCAGGGCGTGAAGAACCGCAAGCAGGCCCGCAGCCGTTACGGCGCCAAGAAGGAGAAGAGCTGA
- the tuf gene encoding elongation factor Tu — MAKAKFERTKPHVNIGTIGHVDHGKTTLTAAITKVLHDKYPTLNESRAFDQIDNAPEERQRGITINISHVEYQTEKRHYAHVDAPGHADYIKNMITGAAQMDGAILVVAATDGPMPQTREHVLLARQVGVPYILVALNKADAVDDEELLELVEMEVRELLAAQEFDEDAPVVRVSALKALEGDAKWVESVEQLMDAVDESIPDPVRETDKPFLMPVEDVFTITGRGTVVTGRVERGVVNVNEEVEIVGIRPTTTKTTVTGVEMFRKLLDQGQAGDNVGLLLRGIKREDVERGQVVTKPGTTTPHTEFEGQVYILSKDEGGRHTPFFNNYRPQFYFRTTDVTGVVTLPEGTEMVMPGDNTNISVKLIQPVAMDDGLRFAIREGGRTVGAGRVVKIIK; from the coding sequence GTGGCGAAGGCGAAGTTTGAAAGGACCAAGCCCCACGTCAACATCGGGACCATTGGTCACGTTGACCACGGCAAGACCACACTGACCGCGGCGATCACCAAGGTCCTGCACGACAAGTACCCCACCCTGAACGAGTCGCGCGCGTTCGACCAGATCGACAACGCGCCCGAGGAGCGTCAGCGCGGCATCACGATCAACATCTCCCACGTGGAGTACCAGACCGAGAAGCGCCACTACGCGCACGTCGACGCCCCGGGCCACGCCGACTACATCAAGAACATGATCACCGGTGCCGCCCAGATGGACGGCGCCATCCTGGTGGTCGCCGCCACCGACGGCCCGATGCCGCAGACCCGCGAGCACGTGCTGCTCGCGCGTCAGGTCGGCGTGCCCTACATCCTGGTCGCGCTGAACAAGGCCGACGCCGTGGACGACGAGGAACTGCTGGAGCTCGTCGAGATGGAGGTCCGCGAACTGCTGGCCGCCCAGGAGTTCGATGAGGACGCCCCGGTGGTGCGGGTGTCGGCGCTCAAGGCGCTCGAGGGCGACGCCAAGTGGGTCGAGTCCGTCGAGCAGCTCATGGACGCCGTCGACGAGTCGATCCCGGACCCGGTCCGCGAGACCGACAAGCCGTTCCTGATGCCCGTCGAGGACGTCTTCACCATCACCGGCCGTGGCACCGTCGTCACCGGTCGCGTGGAGCGCGGTGTGGTCAACGTGAACGAGGAAGTCGAGATCGTCGGCATCCGCCCGACCACCACCAAGACCACGGTCACCGGTGTGGAGATGTTCCGCAAGCTGCTCGACCAGGGGCAGGCCGGCGACAACGTCGGGCTGCTGCTGCGTGGTATCAAGCGCGAGGACGTCGAGCGCGGTCAGGTCGTCACGAAGCCCGGCACCACCACGCCGCACACCGAGTTCGAGGGCCAGGTCTACATCCTGTCCAAGGACGAGGGCGGCCGGCACACGCCGTTCTTCAACAACTACCGCCCGCAGTTCTACTTCCGCACCACCGACGTGACCGGTGTGGTGACGCTGCCGGAGGGCACCGAAATGGTGATGCCCGGTGACAACACCAACATCTCGGTGAAGCTGATCCAGCCCGTCGCCATGGACGACGGCCTGCGCTTCGCGATCCGCGAGGGTGGCCGCACCGTCGGCGCCGGCCGGGTCGTCAAGATCATCAAGTAG
- a CDS encoding crotonase/enoyl-CoA hydratase family protein has protein sequence MNEPVRVERKGPVTTVILDRPGARNAVNGPMATALHRAFEDFDRDDSAAVAVLWGDNGTFCAGADLKAFGTPEANAVHRTGPGPMGPSRMVLSKPVIAAVSGYAVAGGLELALWCDLRVAEEDAVFGVFCRRWGVPLIDGGTVRLPRLIGHSRAMDMILTGRAVKADEALAIGLANRVVPTGQARREAEELAGQLAALPQQCLRADRLSALNQWGATEADALDAEFASISRVAAEANEGAGRFAAGAGRHGAPAG, from the coding sequence ATGAACGAGCCGGTGCGTGTGGAGCGCAAGGGTCCGGTGACCACGGTGATCCTGGACCGGCCGGGCGCGCGTAACGCCGTCAACGGGCCGATGGCGACCGCGCTCCACCGGGCCTTCGAGGACTTCGACCGCGACGATTCCGCGGCGGTCGCCGTGTTGTGGGGCGATAACGGAACCTTCTGCGCAGGAGCCGATTTGAAAGCCTTCGGGACGCCCGAGGCCAACGCGGTGCACCGGACTGGGCCCGGCCCGATGGGGCCGTCGCGCATGGTCTTGTCGAAACCGGTGATCGCCGCGGTGAGCGGCTATGCCGTGGCCGGCGGCCTGGAGCTGGCCCTGTGGTGCGACCTGCGGGTCGCCGAGGAGGACGCCGTGTTCGGTGTTTTCTGCCGGCGCTGGGGGGTGCCGTTGATCGACGGCGGCACGGTACGGCTGCCGCGGTTGATCGGACACAGCCGGGCGATGGACATGATTCTGACCGGCCGGGCGGTCAAGGCCGACGAAGCGCTGGCGATCGGGTTGGCAAACCGGGTGGTGCCCACGGGGCAGGCCCGCCGGGAGGCGGAGGAGCTGGCGGGTCAGCTGGCCGCACTGCCGCAGCAGTGCCTGCGCGCCGATCGGTTGTCGGCGCTAAACCAGTGGGGCGCAACGGAAGCCGACGCGCTGGACGCCGAGTTCGCCAGCATCTCGCGCGTGGCCGCGGAGGCCAACGAGGGTGCCGGGCGGTTCGCTGCGGGCGCCGGCCGCCACGGCGCGCCCGCCGGCTGA
- a CDS encoding crotonase/enoyl-CoA hydratase family protein, whose product MTHAIRPVDFDNLKTMTYEVTDRVARITFNRPEKGNAIVADTPLELSALVERADLDPAVHVILVSGRGEGFCAGFDLGAYAEGSSSAGGGSAYKGTVLDGRTQGVNHRPDQPWDPMIDYQMMSRFVRGFSSLMHADKPTVVKIHGYCVAGGTDIALHADQVIAAADAKIGYPPTRVWGVPAAGLWAHRLGDQRAKRLLFTGDSITGAQAAEWGLAVEAPDPHDLDERTERLVQRIAAVPVNQLIMIKLALNSALLQQGVATSRMVGTVFDGIARHTPEGHAFVADSVEHGFREAVRQRDEPFGDYGRRASEV is encoded by the coding sequence GTGACCCACGCGATCAGGCCGGTCGATTTCGACAACCTGAAGACGATGACCTACGAGGTCACCGACCGGGTTGCCCGCATTACCTTCAACCGGCCGGAGAAGGGCAACGCGATCGTCGCCGACACGCCGCTGGAGTTGTCGGCATTGGTGGAGCGTGCGGACCTGGATCCCGCAGTCCACGTCATCCTGGTTTCCGGTCGCGGCGAAGGTTTTTGCGCCGGATTCGATTTGGGCGCCTACGCTGAGGGGTCGTCCTCGGCCGGCGGCGGCAGCGCCTACAAGGGCACCGTGCTGGACGGCAGGACGCAGGGCGTCAACCATCGGCCGGATCAGCCGTGGGACCCGATGATCGACTATCAGATGATGAGCCGCTTCGTGCGCGGCTTCTCGTCCCTGATGCACGCCGACAAGCCGACGGTGGTCAAGATCCACGGCTACTGCGTTGCCGGCGGCACCGACATCGCCCTGCATGCCGACCAGGTGATCGCCGCGGCCGACGCCAAGATCGGCTACCCCCCGACCCGGGTGTGGGGCGTGCCGGCGGCGGGGTTGTGGGCGCACCGGCTCGGCGATCAGCGCGCCAAACGCCTGCTGTTCACCGGCGACTCGATCACGGGTGCCCAGGCCGCCGAATGGGGCCTGGCCGTCGAGGCGCCCGATCCCCACGATCTCGACGAGCGCACCGAACGATTGGTGCAGCGGATCGCGGCGGTGCCGGTCAACCAGTTGATCATGATCAAGCTCGCGCTGAATTCCGCCCTGCTGCAACAGGGGGTGGCCACCAGCAGGATGGTCGGCACGGTCTTCGACGGCATCGCCCGCCATACGCCCGAGGGGCACGCCTTCGTCGCCGACTCGGTCGAGCACGGCTTTCGCGAGGCGGTACGCCAGCGTGACGAGCCGTTCGGCGACTACGGCAGGCGGGCTTCGGAAGTCTAG